Proteins from a genomic interval of Lelliottia amnigena:
- the polA gene encoding DNA polymerase I: MVQIPENPLILVDGSSYLYRAYHAFPPLTNSAGLPTGAMYGVLNMLRSLILQYQPSHAAVVFDAKGKTFRDELFEDYKSHRPPMPDDLRAQIEPLHAMVKAMGLPLLAVSGVEADDVIGTLAREAEKLGRPVLISTGDKDMAQLVTPGITLINTMTNTILGPDEVVTKYGVPPELIIDFLALMGDSSDNIPGVPGVGEKTAQALLQGLGGLDTLYAESDKIAGLTFRGAKTIAAKLEQNKEVAYLSYKLATIKTDVELELTCEQLEVQQPIAEELLGLFKQYEFKRWITDVEAGKWMQAKGGKPAAKPKDTIVVNAEDEVEEEAATLSYENYEVVLEESQLIAWIEKLKKAPVFAFDTETDSLDNISANMVGLSFATEPGMAAYVPVAHDYLDAPNQISRDRVLELLKPLLEDENAKKVGQNLKFDRGILQNYGIELRGIAYDTMLESYILNSVAGRHDMDSLSDRWLKHKTVTFEEIAGKGKNQLTFNQIALEEAGRYAAEDADVTLQLHLKMWPKLQKQEGPLNVFEHIEMPLVPVISRIERNGVKIDPAVLHKHSEELALRLSELEQKAHEIAGEPFNLSSTKQLQTILFEKQGIKPLKKTPGGAPSTSEEVLEELALDYPLPKVILQYRGLAKLKSTYTDKLPLMINPKTSRVHTSYHQAVAATGRLSSTEPNLQNIPVRNEEGRRIRQAFIAPKDYLIVSADYSQIELRIMAHLSRDKGLLTAFAEGKDIHRATAAEVFGLPLDSVTNEQRRSAKAINFGLIYGMSAFGLSRQLNIPRKESQKYMDLYFERYPGVLEYMERTRAQAKEKGYVETLDGRRLYLPDITSSNAARRAGAERAAINAPMQGTAADIIKRAMIAVDAWLEKDKPRVRMIMQVHDELVFEVHHEDLEAVSKKIHELMESSMTLDVPLLVEVGSGENWDQAH, from the coding sequence ATGGTTCAGATCCCAGAAAACCCTCTTATTCTCGTCGATGGCTCTTCTTACCTTTATCGGGCGTATCATGCGTTTCCTCCTCTGACCAATAGCGCGGGATTGCCTACCGGCGCGATGTACGGTGTGCTGAACATGCTGCGCAGTCTGATCCTTCAGTATCAGCCATCGCATGCAGCGGTCGTTTTTGACGCGAAGGGCAAAACGTTCCGCGATGAACTGTTTGAAGATTACAAATCCCACCGTCCACCTATGCCGGACGATTTGCGTGCGCAAATTGAGCCTCTACATGCCATGGTGAAAGCGATGGGCTTGCCGTTGCTTGCCGTTTCTGGCGTTGAAGCCGATGACGTCATCGGTACGCTGGCGCGCGAAGCTGAAAAATTAGGTCGTCCGGTGCTCATCAGCACGGGTGATAAAGACATGGCGCAGCTGGTGACCCCTGGTATCACCCTAATCAATACCATGACAAATACCATTCTTGGGCCAGATGAAGTCGTCACCAAATATGGCGTACCTCCAGAACTGATTATTGATTTCCTGGCCTTGATGGGTGACTCCTCGGATAACATCCCAGGCGTGCCGGGCGTAGGTGAAAAGACCGCGCAAGCGCTGCTGCAAGGGCTAGGTGGGCTGGACACCCTCTATGCCGAATCGGATAAAATCGCTGGCTTAACATTCCGTGGCGCGAAGACCATTGCCGCGAAGCTGGAACAGAATAAAGAGGTGGCCTACCTCTCTTACAAACTGGCGACCATTAAAACCGACGTTGAACTAGAACTGACCTGTGAACAGCTTGAGGTTCAGCAGCCGATTGCTGAAGAGCTGCTTGGCCTGTTTAAGCAATATGAATTCAAGCGCTGGATAACGGATGTCGAAGCCGGTAAATGGATGCAAGCTAAGGGCGGCAAACCTGCCGCGAAGCCAAAAGACACTATCGTCGTCAATGCTGAAGACGAAGTGGAAGAAGAGGCAGCGACGCTCTCTTATGAGAACTATGAAGTTGTGCTTGAAGAGTCGCAGCTTATTGCCTGGATTGAAAAACTGAAAAAAGCGCCCGTCTTTGCTTTTGATACCGAAACTGACAGCCTTGATAATATCTCTGCCAACATGGTGGGTCTGTCATTTGCAACGGAACCTGGCATGGCGGCTTATGTTCCCGTTGCGCATGACTATCTCGATGCCCCTAATCAGATCTCACGCGACCGCGTGCTGGAATTACTGAAACCGCTTCTCGAAGATGAGAACGCGAAAAAAGTGGGGCAAAACCTCAAGTTTGACCGCGGCATTTTGCAAAATTACGGCATTGAGCTGCGCGGTATTGCCTATGACACCATGCTGGAATCTTACATTCTAAACAGTGTCGCGGGTCGCCACGATATGGATTCGCTTTCAGATCGCTGGCTTAAGCATAAAACCGTCACCTTTGAAGAGATCGCGGGTAAGGGCAAAAATCAGCTGACGTTTAACCAGATCGCGCTGGAAGAAGCGGGCCGTTACGCGGCTGAAGACGCCGACGTCACTCTGCAACTGCATCTGAAAATGTGGCCAAAACTGCAAAAGCAGGAAGGTCCGCTGAATGTATTCGAGCATATTGAAATGCCGCTGGTGCCCGTTATATCGCGCATTGAGCGCAACGGCGTCAAAATCGATCCGGCGGTGTTGCATAAACATTCTGAGGAACTCGCCCTACGATTGAGCGAGCTTGAGCAAAAAGCCCATGAGATTGCCGGTGAGCCGTTCAACCTGTCCTCAACCAAGCAGTTGCAGACTATCTTGTTTGAAAAGCAAGGCATCAAGCCGCTGAAGAAAACCCCTGGTGGCGCCCCGTCGACGTCTGAAGAGGTACTGGAAGAGCTGGCGCTGGATTACCCGTTACCTAAAGTGATTCTGCAATACCGGGGTCTCGCTAAGCTTAAATCGACTTACACCGATAAGCTGCCGTTGATGATCAACCCAAAAACCAGTCGCGTTCACACCTCTTATCATCAGGCGGTTGCGGCGACGGGGCGTTTATCCTCTACCGAGCCAAACCTGCAGAACATCCCTGTTCGTAATGAAGAGGGGCGCAGAATCCGTCAGGCATTTATCGCGCCGAAAGATTATCTGATTGTCTCTGCCGACTACTCGCAAATTGAACTGCGCATCATGGCGCATTTGTCGCGTGACAAAGGCTTACTGACCGCGTTTGCCGAAGGCAAGGATATCCATCGCGCGACGGCTGCAGAAGTTTTTGGATTGCCACTGGATAGCGTGACCAACGAACAGCGCCGCAGCGCGAAAGCGATCAATTTCGGTTTGATTTACGGCATGAGCGCGTTTGGTCTTTCTCGCCAGTTAAATATTCCGCGTAAAGAGTCGCAAAAGTACATGGATCTCTACTTTGAGCGTTATCCTGGCGTTCTGGAATATATGGAACGCACTCGCGCGCAGGCGAAGGAAAAAGGTTACGTCGAAACGCTGGATGGCCGTCGCCTTTATCTCCCTGACATCACGTCAAGCAATGCGGCGCGTCGAGCTGGAGCAGAGCGAGCGGCGATCAACGCACCGATGCAGGGAACGGCAGCCGACATTATCAAACGTGCAATGATTGCAGTGGATGCGTGGCTTGAAAAAGACAAACCGCGCGTGCGCATGATCATGCAGGTACACGATGAACTGGTGTTCGAAGTTCATCACGAAGATCTGGAAGCCGTTTCGAAAAAAATCCATGAACTGATGGAAAGCAGCATGACACTCGATGTGCCGTTGCTGGTGGAAGTGGGAAGCGGTGAAAACTGGGATCAGGCTCACTAA
- the glnL_1 gene encoding nitrogen regulation protein NR(II), whose amino-acid sequence MATGALPDAGQILNSLINSILLVDDELAVHYANPAAQQLLAQSSRKLFGTPLPELLSYFSLNIPLMQESLAAGQGFTDNEVTLVIDGRSHILSLTAQRLPDGLILLEMAPMDNLRRLSQEQLQHAQQIAARDLVRGLAHEIKNPLGGLRGAAQLLTKALPDLRWRNIPTSSLSRPIACAIWLTDYLGRSSRVCT is encoded by the coding sequence ATGGCAACTGGCGCGCTGCCCGATGCTGGGCAGATCCTCAATTCTTTAATCAACAGCATCTTACTTGTCGATGATGAGCTGGCGGTCCATTACGCCAACCCTGCGGCGCAGCAGCTGCTCGCCCAAAGCTCACGCAAATTATTCGGCACACCCTTGCCGGAACTGTTGAGTTATTTTTCGCTGAATATCCCGTTGATGCAGGAAAGTTTGGCTGCGGGTCAGGGATTTACCGATAACGAAGTGACCCTGGTGATTGACGGACGCTCGCATATCCTCTCGTTAACGGCACAACGTTTGCCGGACGGCCTGATTTTACTGGAAATGGCGCCGATGGATAATCTGCGTCGGCTCAGTCAGGAACAGCTTCAGCATGCACAGCAGATTGCTGCACGCGATCTGGTGAGAGGCCTTGCGCATGAAATCAAAAACCCATTAGGCGGTTTACGGGGCGCAGCGCAGCTGTTAACCAAAGCGCTGCCGGACCTGCGCTGGCGGAATATACCAACGTCATCATTGAGCAGGCCGATCGCCTGCGCAATCTGGTTGACCGATTACTTGGGCCGCAGCAGCCGGGTATGCACGTGA
- the glnL_2 gene encoding nitrogen regulation protein NR(II): MHVTESIHKVAERVVKLVSMELPPNVKLIRDYDPSLPELPHDPDQVEQVLLNIVRNALQALGPEGGEIILRTRTAFQLTLHGVRYRLAARIDVEDNGPGIPSHLQDTLFYPMVSGREGGTGLGLSIARNLIDQHSGKIEFTSWPGHTEFSVYLPIKK; this comes from the coding sequence ATGCACGTGACGGAAAGTATTCATAAAGTGGCGGAGCGGGTCGTGAAGCTGGTGTCGATGGAGCTCCCGCCGAACGTCAAACTGATTCGCGATTACGATCCGAGCCTGCCGGAATTGCCGCATGACCCCGACCAGGTTGAGCAAGTTCTGCTCAATATCGTGCGCAATGCCCTACAGGCCCTCGGCCCCGAAGGCGGCGAAATTATCCTGCGTACCCGCACGGCATTCCAGTTGACGCTGCACGGCGTGCGCTATCGCCTGGCGGCGAGAATCGACGTTGAGGACAACGGGCCGGGCATTCCGTCGCATCTTCAGGATACGCTTTTCTACCCGATGGTGAGCGGCCGCGAAGGCGGCACCGGGCTTGGGTTGTCCATTGCCCGCAATTTGATCGACCAACACTCCGGCAAAATTGAATTTACCAGTTGGCCGGGTCATACCGAGTTTTCGGTTTACCTGCCAATAAAAAAATAA
- the yihI gene encoding GTPase activator, with the protein MKKPTSAAGAKRPAKAHRKTREELNQEARDRKRVKKHSGHSAGSRANGSSASGSAAQNSKQKDPRIGSKTPIPLGVTDTPVVKQHKPKSEKPMLSPQAELDMLENDERLDALLERLEAGEKLNAEEQKWVDAKLDRIDELMQQLGLSYEDDEDDEEEEKQDDLMRLLKGGN; encoded by the coding sequence ATGAAAAAACCGACCTCTGCAGCGGGCGCAAAACGCCCGGCAAAAGCGCACCGCAAAACGCGTGAAGAACTGAATCAGGAAGCACGCGATCGCAAACGTGTTAAAAAGCACAGTGGGCATTCTGCGGGGAGCCGTGCGAATGGTAGCAGTGCATCAGGTTCTGCTGCACAAAACAGCAAACAGAAAGATCCGCGCATCGGCAGTAAAACGCCAATTCCACTGGGCGTGACAGACACCCCAGTCGTCAAGCAGCACAAACCTAAGAGCGAGAAACCTATGCTTTCACCGCAGGCAGAGCTGGATATGCTGGAGAATGATGAGCGCCTGGACGCGCTGCTGGAACGCCTTGAAGCAGGCGAAAAACTGAATGCTGAAGAGCAAAAATGGGTCGATGCCAAATTAGACCGTATTGATGAACTGATGCAGCAGCTCGGCCTCTCTTACGAAGATGATGAAGACGACGAAGAAGAAGAGAAGCAGGACGACCTGATGCGTCTACTGAAAGGTGGAAACTAA
- the glnG gene encoding nitrogen regulation protein NR(I) has translation MQRGIVWVVDDDSSIRWVLERALTGAGLNCTTFESGSEVLDALITKTPDVLLSDIRMPGMDGLALLKQIKQRHPMLPVIIMTAHSDLDAAVSAYQQGAFDYLPKPFDIDEAVALVERAISHYQEQQQPRNAPVFGPTTDIIGEAPAMQDVFRIIGRLSRSSISVLINGESGTGKELVAHALHRHSPRAKAPFIALNMAAIPKDLIESELFGHEKGAFTGANTVRQGRFEQADGGTLFLDEIGDMPMDVQTRLLRVLADGQFYRVGGYAPVKVDVRIIAATHQNLEQRVQEGKFREDLFHRLNVIRVHLPPLRERREDIPRLARHFLQVAARELGVEAKLLHPETDAALTRLAWPGNVRQLENTCRWLTVMAAGQEVLIQDLPSELFEATAPESSNGQSLPDSWATLLAQWADRALRSGHQNLLSEAQPEMERTLLTTALRHTQGHKQEAARLLGWGRNTLTRKLKELGME, from the coding sequence ATGCAACGAGGGATAGTCTGGGTAGTCGATGATGATAGTTCCATACGCTGGGTGCTCGAACGCGCGCTTACCGGAGCAGGATTAAACTGCACCACCTTTGAAAGCGGTAGCGAAGTGCTCGACGCGCTCATCACCAAAACCCCGGACGTGCTGCTTTCTGATATTCGCATGCCGGGAATGGACGGGCTTGCGTTACTGAAGCAAATTAAACAGCGTCACCCGATGTTGCCGGTCATCATAATGACCGCTCATTCCGATCTGGATGCGGCCGTGAGCGCGTACCAGCAGGGTGCGTTTGATTATTTGCCCAAGCCGTTTGATATCGACGAAGCGGTGGCTCTGGTTGAGCGCGCGATCAGTCATTATCAGGAACAGCAGCAGCCGCGCAATGCGCCAGTCTTTGGGCCAACGACCGATATTATTGGCGAAGCACCTGCTATGCAGGATGTCTTTCGCATCATCGGGCGTTTGTCGCGCTCATCCATCAGCGTCCTGATTAACGGTGAGTCCGGGACCGGTAAAGAGCTGGTTGCTCACGCCCTGCACCGCCACAGCCCGCGTGCGAAAGCGCCGTTTATCGCGCTGAATATGGCGGCGATTCCAAAAGACTTAATTGAGTCGGAACTGTTTGGCCACGAGAAAGGGGCCTTTACCGGCGCGAACACCGTTCGTCAGGGGCGCTTTGAGCAGGCCGATGGCGGGACACTGTTCCTCGATGAAATCGGTGATATGCCGATGGATGTGCAGACTCGTCTGCTTCGCGTTTTAGCGGATGGTCAGTTCTATCGCGTCGGTGGATACGCGCCGGTGAAAGTGGACGTGCGCATTATCGCCGCGACACACCAAAATCTGGAGCAGCGTGTGCAGGAAGGCAAATTCCGTGAGGATTTGTTCCACCGCCTGAACGTGATCCGCGTCCATCTGCCGCCGCTGCGCGAGCGCCGTGAAGATATTCCCCGCCTGGCACGTCACTTTTTGCAGGTTGCCGCCCGCGAATTGGGCGTGGAAGCCAAACTCCTGCATCCGGAGACAGATGCCGCATTAACTCGCCTGGCCTGGCCCGGAAACGTGCGCCAGCTTGAAAACACCTGCCGCTGGCTGACCGTAATGGCAGCCGGTCAGGAAGTGTTAATCCAGGATTTACCGAGTGAGTTGTTTGAAGCGACGGCGCCAGAGAGCAGCAACGGGCAGTCATTGCCCGACAGCTGGGCGACACTTCTGGCGCAATGGGCGGATCGCGCACTGCGTTCCGGTCATCAAAATTTACTGTCAGAAGCACAGCCAGAGATGGAGCGTACGTTGCTGACGACCGCGCTTCGCCACACGCAAGGACACAAGCAGGAAGCGGCGCGACTGCTGGGTTGGGGGCGAAATACCCTGACCCGCAAGCTGAAAGAGTTGGGAATGGAGTAA
- the engB gene encoding cell division checkpoint GTPase YihA, producing the protein MTNWNYQQTNFVTSAPDIRHLPPDTGIEVAFAGRSNAGKSSALNTLTNQRSLARTSKTPGRTQLINLFEVAEGKRLVDLPGYGYAEVPEEVKLKWQKALGEYLEKRQCLKGLVVLMDIRHPLKDLDQQMIHWAVASEIPVLVLLTKSDKLASGARKAQLKMVREAAMAFNGDVQIETFSSLKKQGVDVLRQKLDSWYNGLEPAVEAEE; encoded by the coding sequence GTGACTAACTGGAACTATCAACAGACGAATTTTGTCACCAGTGCGCCTGATATCCGCCATTTACCCCCAGATACCGGGATTGAAGTGGCGTTTGCGGGCCGTTCTAATGCCGGGAAATCAAGCGCCCTCAATACGCTGACTAACCAGAGAAGCCTGGCGCGTACCTCAAAAACGCCAGGGCGCACCCAGCTTATTAACTTATTTGAAGTTGCTGAAGGCAAGCGACTGGTTGATTTACCCGGTTATGGCTATGCGGAAGTTCCAGAAGAGGTAAAACTCAAATGGCAAAAAGCCCTGGGTGAATATCTGGAAAAACGCCAGTGCCTGAAAGGTCTGGTTGTGCTGATGGATATCCGCCACCCGCTTAAAGATCTGGATCAGCAGATGATCCATTGGGCGGTAGCGAGTGAAATCCCTGTACTGGTGCTATTGACCAAATCCGACAAGCTGGCCAGCGGAGCACGTAAAGCGCAGCTTAAAATGGTGCGTGAAGCCGCGATGGCATTCAACGGTGACGTGCAAATTGAGACGTTTTCATCGCTGAAAAAGCAAGGCGTAGATGTGTTACGCCAAAAGCTAGACAGTTGGTATAACGGACTGGAACCCGCTGTAGAAGCGGAAGAGTGA
- the hemN_2 gene encoding oxygen-independent coproporphyrinogen-III oxidase — MSVPSIDWDLALIQKYNYSGPRYTSYPTALEFAETFSEADFQQAVVRYPERPLSLYVHIPFCHKLCYFCGCNKIVTRQQHKADYYLDALEQEILHRAPLFAGRHVSQLHWGGGTPTYLNKVQISRLMDLLRANFRFDADAEISIEVDPREIELDVLDHLRAEGFNRLSMGVQDFNKEVQRLVNREQDEDFIFALLNHAREIGFTSTNIDLIYGLPKQTPESFAFTLKRVAELNPDRLSVFNYAHLPTLFAAQRKIKDADLPSAQQKLDILQETITSLTETGYQFIGMDHFARPDDELAVAQREGILHRNFQGYTTQGDSDLLGMGVSAISMIGDCYAQNQKELKQYYQQVDDIGNALWRGIALTRDDCIRRDVIKALICNFRLDFESVEAQWDLKFADHFAEDLQLLAPLAKDGLVDVTDKEIQVTPKGRLLIRNICMCFDAYLRQKARLQQFSRVI; from the coding sequence ATGTCTGTACCGAGCATCGACTGGGATCTGGCCCTGATCCAAAAATATAACTATTCCGGGCCGCGTTATACCTCATATCCGACTGCGCTGGAGTTTGCCGAAACGTTCAGTGAGGCTGATTTCCAGCAGGCGGTGGTGCGTTATCCTGAGCGCCCGCTTTCGCTGTATGTTCACATCCCTTTCTGCCACAAGCTCTGCTATTTTTGCGGCTGTAATAAGATCGTGACTCGCCAGCAGCATAAAGCCGACTACTATCTCGATGCGCTTGAGCAGGAAATTCTGCATCGCGCACCGCTTTTTGCTGGCCGGCATGTGAGCCAGCTGCACTGGGGCGGCGGTACGCCGACCTATCTGAACAAAGTGCAAATCAGCCGTCTGATGGATCTGCTGCGGGCAAACTTCCGGTTCGATGCTGATGCCGAAATTTCTATCGAAGTCGATCCGCGTGAAATTGAGCTGGACGTCCTTGATCACCTGCGGGCGGAAGGTTTTAACCGTCTGAGTATGGGGGTCCAGGACTTCAACAAAGAGGTTCAGCGTCTGGTTAACCGCGAGCAGGATGAAGATTTTATTTTTGCTCTGTTGAACCATGCTCGCGAAATCGGTTTTACCTCAACCAATATTGATCTGATTTATGGCCTACCGAAGCAGACGCCCGAAAGCTTTGCCTTCACGCTTAAACGAGTGGCAGAACTGAATCCCGATCGCCTGAGCGTCTTTAACTATGCGCATCTGCCAACGCTGTTTGCGGCTCAACGTAAAATTAAAGATGCCGACCTGCCGTCCGCGCAGCAGAAGCTCGATATTCTGCAAGAAACCATCACGTCACTGACGGAAACAGGCTATCAGTTTATCGGTATGGATCACTTTGCCCGCCCGGATGACGAGCTAGCGGTCGCCCAACGCGAAGGCATTTTGCATCGTAATTTCCAGGGCTACACCACTCAGGGCGACAGCGACTTGCTGGGCATGGGCGTCTCTGCCATCAGTATGATCGGCGACTGCTACGCGCAAAATCAGAAAGAGCTGAAGCAGTATTATCAGCAGGTGGATGACATCGGGAATGCGCTGTGGCGCGGGATTGCGTTAACGCGCGACGATTGTATTCGCCGTGACGTTATTAAGGCGCTTATCTGTAACTTCCGCCTCGATTTTGAGTCGGTAGAAGCGCAATGGGATCTGAAATTTGCAGACCATTTTGCCGAAGATTTACAGCTGCTCGCCCCGCTGGCGAAAGATGGGCTGGTGGATGTGACGGATAAAGAGATTCAGGTGACGCCGAAAGGGCGCTTATTAATTCGTAATATCTGCATGTGTTTTGACGCTTATCTGCGCCAGAAGGCAAGGCTGCAACAGTTCTCAAGGGTGATTTAA
- the glnA gene encoding glutamine synthetase translates to MSAEHVLTMLNEHEVKFVDLRFTDTKGKEQHVTIPAHQVNAEFFEEGKMFDGSSIGGWKGINESDMVLMPDSTTALIDPFYEESTLIIRCDILEPGTLQGYDRDPRSIAKRAEEYLRSTGIADTVLFGPEPEFFLFDDIRFGASISGSHVAIDDIEGAWNSSTKYEGGNKGHRPGVKGGYFPVPPVDSSQDIRSTMCLIMEEMGLVVEAHHHEVATAGQNEIATRFNTMTKKADEIQIYKYVVHNVAHRFGKTATFMPKPMFGDNGSGMHCHMSLSKNGVNLFSGDKYAGLSEQALFYIGGVIKHAKAINALANPTTNSYKRLVPGYEAPVMLAYSARNRSASIRIPVVASPKARRIEVRFPDPAANPYLCFAALLMAGLDGIKNKIHPGEAMDKNLYDLPPEEAKEIPQVAGSLEEALNALDADREFLTAGGVFTDDAIDAYIGLRIEENDRVRMTPHPVEFELYYSV, encoded by the coding sequence ATGTCCGCTGAACACGTTTTGACGATGCTGAACGAACATGAAGTGAAGTTTGTTGATCTGCGCTTCACCGATACCAAAGGCAAAGAACAGCACGTCACAATTCCTGCTCACCAGGTAAATGCCGAATTCTTCGAAGAAGGCAAAATGTTTGACGGCTCCTCTATCGGTGGCTGGAAAGGCATTAACGAATCCGACATGGTGCTGATGCCAGATTCAACGACTGCGCTCATTGACCCGTTCTACGAAGAGTCTACCCTGATTATCCGTTGCGACATTCTTGAGCCAGGCACGCTGCAGGGCTACGATCGCGACCCACGCTCCATCGCGAAACGCGCTGAAGAGTACCTGCGCTCCACTGGCATTGCAGACACCGTTCTGTTTGGGCCAGAGCCAGAATTCTTCCTGTTCGACGACATTCGTTTTGGTGCGTCCATTTCTGGTTCCCACGTCGCTATCGATGATATCGAAGGCGCATGGAACTCCTCCACCAAATACGAAGGCGGCAACAAAGGTCACCGTCCTGGCGTGAAAGGCGGTTACTTCCCGGTTCCTCCGGTCGATTCTTCACAGGACATCCGCTCTACCATGTGTCTGATCATGGAAGAGATGGGCCTGGTGGTTGAAGCTCACCACCACGAAGTGGCCACTGCGGGCCAGAACGAAATCGCGACCCGCTTTAACACCATGACCAAAAAAGCGGATGAAATTCAGATTTACAAATATGTGGTGCACAACGTTGCTCACCGCTTCGGCAAAACCGCGACCTTTATGCCAAAACCTATGTTTGGCGACAACGGTTCCGGTATGCACTGCCACATGTCCCTGTCCAAGAACGGCGTAAACCTGTTCTCTGGTGACAAATATGCGGGTCTGTCTGAGCAGGCGCTGTTCTACATCGGCGGTGTTATCAAGCACGCTAAAGCGATTAACGCCCTGGCAAACCCAACGACCAACTCCTACAAGCGTCTGGTCCCGGGTTATGAAGCCCCTGTTATGCTGGCTTACTCCGCACGTAACCGTTCTGCTTCTATCCGTATCCCAGTGGTGGCATCTCCGAAAGCACGTCGTATCGAAGTGCGTTTCCCGGATCCAGCGGCTAACCCATACCTGTGCTTCGCAGCGCTGCTGATGGCGGGTCTGGACGGCATTAAGAACAAAATCCATCCAGGCGAAGCCATGGATAAAAACCTGTATGACCTGCCGCCAGAAGAAGCGAAAGAGATCCCACAGGTTGCCGGTTCTCTGGAAGAAGCACTGAACGCGCTGGACGCTGACCGCGAGTTCCTGACGGCTGGCGGCGTGTTCACTGACGATGCAATCGATGCTTACATCGGCCTGCGTATCGAAGAGAACGACCGCGTACGCATGACTCCACACCCGGTTGAGTTCGAGCTGTACTACAGCGTTTAA